A genomic stretch from Burkholderia pyrrocinia includes:
- a CDS encoding branched-chain amino acid ABC transporter permease, with amino-acid sequence MEIFGIPLPAMLSQLLLGLVNGSFYAILSLGLAVIFGLLNVINFAHGALFMLGAMLAWMGLSYLGLPYWAMLVLAPLVVGAFGIAIERSMLRWLYKLDHLYGLLLTFGLTLVVEGVFRSIYGASGQPYDVPSQLSGATNLGFMFLPNYRAWVVVASLAVCLATWFVIEKTRLGAYLRAGTENPKLVEAFGVNVPMMITLTYGFGVALAAFAGVLAAPVIQVSPLMGQPMIITVFAVVVIGGMGSILGSIVTGLMLGVIEGFTRVFYPEASATVVFVIMAIVLLFRPAGLFGKEK; translated from the coding sequence ATGGAAATCTTTGGCATTCCGTTGCCGGCGATGCTGAGCCAGTTGCTGCTCGGGCTCGTCAACGGCTCGTTCTACGCGATCCTGAGCCTCGGGCTCGCGGTGATCTTCGGGCTGCTCAACGTGATCAACTTCGCGCACGGCGCGCTGTTCATGCTGGGCGCGATGCTCGCGTGGATGGGGCTGTCGTATCTCGGGCTGCCGTACTGGGCGATGCTCGTGCTGGCGCCGCTGGTCGTCGGTGCGTTCGGGATCGCGATCGAGCGCTCGATGCTGCGCTGGCTGTACAAGCTCGATCACCTGTACGGGCTGCTGCTGACGTTCGGCCTGACGCTCGTCGTCGAGGGCGTGTTCCGCTCGATCTACGGCGCGTCGGGCCAGCCGTACGACGTGCCGTCGCAGCTTTCCGGCGCAACCAACCTCGGCTTCATGTTCCTGCCGAACTATCGCGCGTGGGTCGTCGTCGCGTCGCTCGCGGTGTGTCTCGCGACGTGGTTCGTGATCGAGAAGACGCGCCTGGGCGCGTACCTGCGCGCGGGCACCGAGAACCCGAAGCTCGTCGAGGCGTTCGGCGTGAACGTGCCGATGATGATCACGCTCACCTACGGCTTCGGCGTCGCGCTCGCCGCGTTCGCGGGCGTGCTGGCCGCGCCGGTGATCCAGGTGTCGCCGCTGATGGGCCAGCCGATGATCATCACCGTGTTCGCGGTGGTCGTGATCGGCGGGATGGGCTCGATCCTCGGTTCGATCGTCACGGGCCTGATGCTCGGCGTGATCGAGGGTTTCACGCGCGTGTTCTATCCCGAAGCGTCGGCCACCGTCGTGTTCGTGATCATGGCGATCGTGCTGCTGTTCCGCCCGGCGGGCCTCTTCGGCAAGGAAAAATGA
- a CDS encoding branched-chain amino acid ABC transporter permease, with product MDLSIAAILAQDGITTGAIYALLSLALVLVFSVTRVIFIPQGEFVAYGALTLAALQAQKFPATCWLLFVMGVACFLLEVGGLIRHRERRHQLGRTLATLGSRYILLPLAVFAITRSFAVQPMPMLAQIALTLAIVVPMGPFVYRLVYQPIAEGTTLLLLIVSVAVHFAMVGLGLVMFGAEGSRTNGFSDASLSIGSMTVSVQSILVVVTALVLIGALYVYFGRTIAGKALRATSVNRLGAQLVGIGTTEAGRLAFTFAAGLGVLSGILVGPLTTIYYDSGFLIGLKGFVGAIIGGLVSYPLAAAGSLLVGVLESYSSFWASAYKEVIVFTLIIPVLLWRSFVTPHAEEEEE from the coding sequence ATGGATCTCTCGATTGCGGCGATCCTCGCGCAAGACGGCATCACGACCGGCGCCATTTATGCATTGCTGTCGCTGGCGCTCGTGCTGGTGTTTTCCGTCACGCGGGTGATCTTCATTCCACAGGGCGAATTCGTCGCCTACGGTGCGCTGACGCTTGCGGCGTTGCAGGCGCAGAAATTTCCCGCCACCTGCTGGCTGCTGTTCGTGATGGGCGTCGCGTGCTTCCTGCTCGAAGTCGGCGGCCTGATCCGGCATCGCGAACGGCGCCATCAGCTCGGCCGCACGCTCGCGACGCTCGGCAGCCGCTACATCCTGCTGCCGCTAGCGGTGTTCGCGATCACGCGCAGTTTTGCCGTGCAGCCGATGCCGATGCTCGCGCAGATCGCGCTGACGCTTGCGATCGTCGTGCCGATGGGGCCGTTCGTCTACCGGCTCGTGTACCAGCCGATCGCCGAGGGCACGACGCTGCTGCTGCTGATCGTGTCGGTCGCCGTCCATTTCGCGATGGTCGGCCTCGGGCTCGTGATGTTCGGTGCGGAAGGCTCGCGCACCAACGGATTCTCGGATGCGTCGCTGTCGATCGGCAGCATGACGGTGTCGGTGCAGAGCATCCTGGTGGTCGTCACGGCGCTCGTGCTGATCGGTGCGCTGTACGTGTACTTCGGCCGCACGATCGCCGGCAAGGCGCTGCGCGCGACGTCGGTGAACCGGCTCGGCGCGCAGCTCGTCGGCATCGGCACGACCGAAGCAGGGCGGCTCGCGTTCACGTTCGCGGCGGGGCTCGGCGTGCTGTCCGGGATCCTCGTCGGCCCGCTGACGACGATCTATTACGACTCGGGCTTCCTGATCGGCCTGAAAGGCTTCGTCGGCGCGATCATCGGCGGCCTCGTCAGCTATCCGCTCGCGGCCGCCGGCTCGCTGCTCGTCGGCGTGCTCGAATCGTATTCGTCGTTCTGGGCGAGCGCATACAAGGAGGTGATCGTGTTCACGCTGATCATTCCGGTGCTGCTGTGGCGGAGCTTCGTGACGCCGCATGCGGAAGAGGAAGAGGAGTGA
- a CDS encoding ABC transporter substrate-binding protein — translation MKMNRWMEAVLAAGLVCAAATASAQVKIGVTLSATGPAASLGIPEKNTIALLPKEIAGKSVQYIVLDDASDTSRAVQNVRKLIDEDHVDAIIGSSVTPNSLAMLDPVSQGKTPTISLAASAQIIAPMDAKRAWMFKVPQNDQLMADAIAGYMAKHGVKTVGFIGFADAYGDSWYKTFSAAAEKNGLKIVSNERFNRTDASVMGQVLKLMGSNPDAMLIAGSGTPAALPAKTLKERGYKGKVYQTHGVANNDFLRVCGKDCEGEILPAGPVLVTDQLPDSNPVKKAALGYKAAYEKAYGAGSLATFGGHAWDAGLLLQRAIPEALKKGQPGSEAFREALRASLESVKDLPVSHGVINMTSTDHNGFDTRARVMVQIADGKWKLQAE, via the coding sequence ATGAAGATGAATCGATGGATGGAGGCCGTGCTTGCCGCTGGCCTCGTGTGCGCGGCGGCTACGGCGTCGGCGCAGGTGAAGATCGGCGTGACGCTGTCGGCCACCGGGCCGGCCGCGTCGCTCGGGATTCCGGAAAAGAACACGATCGCGCTGCTGCCGAAGGAAATCGCGGGCAAGAGCGTGCAGTACATCGTGCTCGACGATGCGTCCGACACGAGCCGCGCGGTGCAGAACGTGCGCAAGCTGATCGACGAAGACCACGTCGACGCGATCATCGGTTCGTCCGTCACGCCGAATTCGCTCGCGATGCTCGACCCCGTGTCGCAGGGCAAGACGCCGACGATCTCGCTCGCGGCGAGCGCGCAGATCATCGCGCCGATGGACGCGAAGCGCGCGTGGATGTTCAAGGTGCCGCAGAACGACCAGCTGATGGCCGACGCGATCGCCGGCTACATGGCGAAGCACGGCGTGAAGACGGTCGGCTTCATCGGCTTCGCCGATGCGTACGGCGACAGCTGGTACAAGACGTTCAGCGCGGCGGCCGAGAAGAACGGCCTCAAGATCGTGTCGAACGAGCGCTTCAACCGCACCGATGCATCGGTGATGGGGCAGGTGCTGAAGCTGATGGGCTCGAATCCGGATGCGATGCTGATCGCCGGCTCCGGCACGCCGGCCGCGCTGCCGGCCAAGACGTTGAAGGAGCGCGGCTACAAGGGCAAGGTGTACCAGACGCACGGCGTCGCGAACAACGACTTCCTGCGCGTGTGCGGCAAGGACTGCGAAGGCGAGATCCTGCCGGCCGGTCCGGTGCTCGTGACCGACCAGCTGCCGGATTCGAACCCGGTGAAGAAGGCGGCGCTCGGCTACAAGGCCGCATACGAGAAGGCCTACGGCGCGGGCTCGCTGGCGACGTTCGGCGGCCATGCGTGGGATGCGGGGCTGCTGCTGCAGCGCGCGATTCCGGAGGCGCTGAAGAAGGGCCAGCCGGGCAGCGAGGCATTCCGCGAGGCGCTGCGCGCATCGCTCGAAAGCGTCAAGGATCTGCCCGTGTCGCACGGCGTGATCAACATGACGTCGACCGATCACAACGGCTTCGACACGCGTGCACGCGTGATGGTGCAGATCGCCGACGGCAAGTGGAAGCTGCAGGCCGAGTAA
- a CDS encoding ABC transporter substrate-binding protein: MKMKTLAHACLALATAAFTAGAAHAADTVKIGFVTDMSGLYADIDGQGGLEAIRMAVADFGGKVLGKPIEVVYADHQNKADIAASKAREWIDRGGLDLLVGGTNSGTALAMAKLAAEKKKVYINIGAGADTLTNEECTPYTVHYAYDTMALAKGTGSAVVKQGGKTWFFLTADYAFGKALEKNTSDVVKASGGQVLGAVRHPLSASDFSSFLLQAQSSKAQILGLANAGGDTINAIKAAKEFGITKTMKLAGLLMFINDVHSLGLETTQGLVLTDSWYWNRDAASRQWAQRYFGKMKKMPSSLQAADYSSVTTYLKAVQAAGTTDSDKVMAELKKIKISDFYAKGYIRADGSMIHDMYLMEVKKPSESKEPWDYYKVIATIPGEQAFTTKQETRCAMWK; the protein is encoded by the coding sequence ATGAAAATGAAGACCCTCGCACACGCCTGTCTCGCGCTCGCGACCGCCGCGTTCACTGCCGGCGCCGCGCATGCCGCGGATACCGTGAAGATCGGCTTCGTCACCGACATGTCGGGGCTTTACGCGGACATCGACGGGCAGGGCGGCCTCGAGGCGATCCGCATGGCGGTCGCCGACTTCGGCGGCAAGGTGCTCGGCAAGCCGATCGAGGTCGTGTACGCGGATCACCAGAACAAGGCGGACATTGCCGCGTCGAAGGCGCGCGAATGGATCGACCGCGGCGGGCTCGACCTGCTCGTCGGCGGCACGAATTCGGGGACGGCGCTGGCGATGGCCAAGCTCGCCGCGGAGAAGAAGAAGGTCTACATCAACATCGGTGCGGGCGCGGACACGCTGACGAACGAGGAGTGCACGCCGTACACAGTGCACTATGCGTACGACACGATGGCGCTCGCGAAAGGCACCGGCTCGGCGGTGGTGAAGCAGGGCGGCAAGACGTGGTTCTTCCTGACCGCCGACTACGCGTTCGGCAAGGCGCTCGAGAAGAACACGTCGGACGTCGTGAAGGCGAGCGGCGGACAGGTGCTGGGTGCGGTGCGGCATCCGCTGTCCGCGTCGGATTTCTCGTCGTTCCTGCTGCAGGCGCAATCGTCGAAGGCGCAGATCCTCGGCCTCGCGAACGCGGGCGGCGACACGATCAACGCGATCAAGGCCGCGAAGGAATTCGGCATCACGAAGACGATGAAGCTCGCCGGGCTGCTGATGTTCATCAACGACGTGCACAGCCTCGGCCTCGAGACGACGCAGGGCCTCGTGCTGACCGACAGCTGGTACTGGAACCGCGATGCGGCATCGCGCCAGTGGGCGCAGCGCTACTTCGGCAAGATGAAGAAGATGCCGTCGAGCCTGCAGGCGGCCGACTATTCGTCGGTGACGACCTACCTGAAGGCCGTGCAGGCCGCCGGCACGACCGACTCCGACAAGGTGATGGCCGAGCTGAAGAAGATCAAGATCAGCGACTTCTACGCGAAGGGCTATATCCGCGCGGACGGCAGCATGATCCACGACATGTACCTGATGGAGGTGAAGAAGCCGTCCGAATCGAAGGAGCCGTGGGATTACTACAAGGTGATCGCGACGATTCCGGGCGAACAGGCGTTCACGACCAAGCAGGAAACGCGCTGCGCGATGTGGAAGTAA
- a CDS encoding branched-chain amino acid ABC transporter permease: MQRKVLYGVLLAALLAAPFIGAYPVFVMKVLTFALFAAAFNLLIGYTGLLSFGHAMFLATAGYTTGYSMQTLGFTPELGVLVGTVTATLLGLVVGLFAIRRQGIYFAMITLAFAQMVYFIYLQAPFTRGEDGLQGVPRGHLFGLLDLTNDVTLYYVVLAVVVAACAFIVRVVHSPFGQVLVAIKENEARAISLGYDTDRFKLLAFILSAALAGLAGSLKVLVLGFETLSDAHWTMSGLVVLMTLVGGMGTLFGPLLGAALIVALEDRLGDIGEWLASTTGVAWFHSLGESTTIVTGLIFIACVLAFRRGIVGEMVARIKPLRAS; encoded by the coding sequence ATGCAGAGAAAAGTGCTCTACGGCGTGCTGCTCGCCGCACTGCTCGCCGCGCCGTTCATCGGCGCGTATCCGGTCTTCGTGATGAAGGTGCTCACGTTCGCGCTGTTCGCGGCCGCGTTCAACCTGCTGATCGGCTATACGGGGCTGCTGTCGTTCGGCCATGCGATGTTCCTCGCGACCGCCGGCTATACGACCGGCTATTCGATGCAGACGCTCGGTTTCACGCCGGAGCTCGGCGTGCTCGTCGGCACCGTCACCGCGACGCTGCTCGGGCTCGTCGTCGGGTTGTTCGCGATCCGCCGGCAGGGCATCTACTTCGCGATGATCACGCTCGCGTTCGCGCAGATGGTCTACTTCATCTACCTGCAGGCGCCGTTCACGCGCGGCGAGGACGGCCTGCAGGGCGTGCCGCGCGGCCACCTGTTCGGGCTGCTCGACCTGACGAACGACGTCACGCTGTACTACGTCGTGCTGGCGGTGGTCGTCGCCGCGTGCGCGTTCATCGTGCGGGTCGTCCATTCGCCGTTCGGGCAGGTGCTCGTCGCGATCAAGGAGAACGAGGCGCGCGCGATCTCGCTCGGCTACGACACCGACCGCTTCAAGCTGCTCGCGTTCATCCTGTCGGCCGCGCTCGCGGGGCTGGCCGGCTCGCTGAAGGTGCTCGTGCTCGGCTTCGAGACGCTCTCCGATGCGCACTGGACGATGTCGGGCCTCGTCGTGCTGATGACGCTCGTCGGCGGGATGGGCACGCTGTTCGGGCCATTGCTGGGCGCGGCGCTGATCGTCGCTTTGGAAGACCGGCTCGGCGACATCGGCGAATGGCTCGCGTCGACGACGGGCGTCGCGTGGTTCCATTCGCTCGGCGAATCGACGACGATCGTCACCGGGCTGATCTTCATCGCGTGCGTGCTCGCGTTCCGGCGCGGCATCGTCGGCGAGATGGTCGCGCGGATCAAGCCGCTCAGGGCGTCCTGA
- a CDS encoding ABC transporter ATP-binding protein, protein MILGDTILETRGLTKEFRGFTAVNGVNLRVRRGAIHALIGPNGAGKTTCFNLLTKFLTPTAGQIVFNGIDITDERPAQVARRGIIRSFQISAVFPHLTALQNVRIGLQRALGTEFHFWRSERTLKRLDDRAMDLLTQVGLTDFAHVPTVELAYGRKRALEIATTLAMEPELMLLDEPTQGMGHEDVDRVTALIKKVASGRTILMVEHNMNVIAGISDTITVLQRGEVLAEGSYAEVSKNPLVIEAYMGSADAALAGAHA, encoded by the coding sequence ATGATTCTCGGCGACACGATTCTGGAAACACGCGGACTGACGAAGGAATTCAGGGGTTTCACCGCCGTGAACGGCGTCAACCTGCGTGTGCGGCGCGGCGCGATTCATGCGCTGATCGGGCCGAACGGCGCGGGCAAGACGACCTGCTTCAACCTCCTCACCAAGTTCCTGACACCGACGGCCGGCCAGATCGTCTTCAACGGGATCGACATCACCGACGAGCGGCCTGCGCAGGTGGCACGGCGCGGCATCATCCGCTCGTTCCAGATCTCGGCCGTGTTCCCGCACCTGACCGCGCTGCAGAACGTGCGCATCGGCCTGCAGCGCGCGCTCGGCACCGAATTCCACTTCTGGCGCAGCGAACGCACGCTGAAGCGGCTCGACGATCGCGCGATGGATCTCCTCACGCAGGTCGGCCTCACCGATTTCGCGCACGTGCCGACCGTCGAACTCGCGTACGGCCGCAAGCGTGCGCTCGAGATCGCGACGACGCTCGCGATGGAGCCCGAACTGATGCTGCTCGACGAGCCCACGCAGGGGATGGGCCACGAGGACGTCGACCGCGTGACCGCGCTGATCAAGAAGGTTGCGAGCGGCCGCACGATCCTGATGGTCGAGCACAACATGAACGTGATCGCGGGCATCTCCGACACGATCACCGTCCTGCAACGCGGCGAGGTGCTGGCCGAAGGCTCGTATGCGGAAGTGTCGAAGAATCCGCTCGTCATCGAGGCCTACATGGGCAGTGCCGATGCGGCGCTCGCGGGGGCGCACGCATGA
- a CDS encoding ABC transporter ATP-binding protein, translating into MTDTTMPILDVRGLAVRYGKVEALHGAAIKVGAGQIVSVIGPNGAGKSTLLNAIMGALPVTGHASGAVVYRGNDVGALPVEQRVARGMCLVPEKRELFSTMTVEDNLVLGAYRRKQAGESNFLDQLDHVFALFPRLRERRKQAAGTLSGGERQMLAVGRALMGKPDLLMLDEPSLGLAPLIVKEIFHIISALRGTGVATLLIEQNARAALQISDYGYVLETGEFALEGPAAELAQNPRVIETYLGLAKKTA; encoded by the coding sequence ATGACGGACACGACGATGCCGATTCTCGACGTGCGCGGGCTGGCAGTCCGGTACGGGAAAGTGGAGGCGCTGCACGGCGCGGCGATCAAGGTCGGTGCGGGGCAGATCGTCAGCGTGATCGGCCCGAACGGCGCAGGCAAATCGACACTGCTGAACGCGATCATGGGCGCGCTGCCGGTGACCGGGCATGCGTCGGGCGCGGTCGTGTATCGCGGCAACGACGTCGGCGCATTGCCGGTCGAGCAGCGGGTCGCGCGCGGGATGTGCCTCGTACCGGAAAAGCGCGAGCTGTTCAGCACGATGACGGTCGAGGACAACCTCGTGCTGGGCGCGTATCGGCGCAAGCAAGCTGGTGAATCGAACTTCCTCGACCAGCTCGATCACGTGTTCGCGCTGTTTCCGCGGCTGAGGGAGCGGCGCAAACAGGCGGCCGGCACGCTGTCAGGCGGCGAGCGGCAGATGCTCGCGGTCGGCCGCGCACTGATGGGCAAGCCCGACCTGCTGATGCTCGACGAGCCGAGCCTCGGGCTCGCGCCGCTGATCGTGAAGGAGATCTTTCATATCATCAGTGCGTTGCGCGGTACGGGCGTTGCAACGCTGCTGATCGAGCAGAACGCCAGGGCCGCGTTGCAGATCTCCGACTACGGTTATGTGCTGGAGACGGGCGAGTTTGCGCTGGAAGGGCCGGCGGCCGAACTTGCGCAGAATCCGCGCGTGATCGAAACGTACCTCGGGTTGGCGAAGAAGACGGCTTGA
- a CDS encoding branched-chain amino acid ABC transporter ATP-binding protein/permease, with amino-acid sequence MKTMVRNKTFWVFLVVLFALPVLPGALQVPEYWITLLNYIGLYAIVAIGLVLLTGVGGMTSFGQAAFVGIGAYATAFLTTRYGVSPWLALIVGVVLTALVALVLGVVTMRLSGHFLPLGTIAWGLALFYLFGNLELLGKYDGINGIPALNLFGITLESGRSLYFLIWAVVLAAIVSVQNLLNSRPGRVIRALRGGGVMAEAMGVNTAWMRVVIFVYAAVLAAVSGFLYAHLQRAVNPTPFGLNHGIEFLFMAVVGGVSHVWGAVLGAAILTVLQDYLQTLLPKLLGSEGNFEIIVFGVLMVLLLQYARQGVWPFVARLFPRGPRAHVPEHAEPLPQRAKPAAGEPLLVVDNARKQFGGLVAVNDVSFDVKAGQIIGLIGPNGAGKSTTFNLVTGVLKPTGGAITFRGERIDGLTSRQIVRRGIGRTFQHVRLLPAMTVLENVAIGAHLRGHTGVWRSIARLNAHEEAQLLAEAARQIRRVGLEKHMYDEAGSLALGQQRILEIARALCCDPTLLLLDEPAAGLRYQEKQQLADLLRRLKAEGMSVLLVEHDMDFVMNLTDRLVVMEFGTRIAEGLPQDVQQDPAVLEAYLGGVE; translated from the coding sequence ATGAAGACGATGGTACGCAACAAGACCTTCTGGGTGTTTCTCGTGGTGCTGTTCGCGCTGCCGGTGCTGCCCGGCGCACTGCAGGTGCCCGAGTACTGGATCACGCTGCTCAACTACATCGGCCTCTATGCGATCGTTGCGATCGGGCTCGTGCTGCTGACGGGCGTCGGCGGGATGACGAGCTTCGGGCAGGCCGCGTTCGTCGGCATCGGCGCGTATGCGACCGCGTTCCTGACGACGCGCTACGGTGTGTCGCCGTGGCTCGCGCTGATCGTCGGCGTCGTGCTGACGGCGCTCGTCGCGCTCGTGCTCGGCGTGGTCACGATGCGGCTGTCCGGGCACTTCCTGCCGCTCGGCACGATCGCGTGGGGCCTCGCGCTGTTCTACCTGTTCGGCAACCTCGAACTGCTCGGCAAGTACGACGGGATCAACGGGATTCCGGCGCTGAACCTGTTCGGCATCACGCTCGAAAGCGGCCGCAGCCTGTATTTCCTGATCTGGGCCGTCGTGCTGGCCGCGATCGTGTCGGTGCAGAACCTGCTGAACAGCCGGCCGGGCCGTGTGATCCGCGCGCTGCGCGGCGGCGGCGTGATGGCCGAGGCGATGGGCGTGAACACCGCATGGATGCGCGTCGTGATCTTCGTCTATGCGGCCGTGCTCGCAGCTGTGTCGGGCTTTCTGTACGCGCACCTGCAGCGCGCAGTGAACCCGACCCCGTTCGGCCTGAACCACGGGATCGAATTCCTGTTCATGGCCGTGGTCGGTGGCGTGTCGCACGTGTGGGGCGCGGTGCTCGGCGCAGCGATCCTCACCGTGCTGCAGGACTACCTGCAGACGCTGCTGCCGAAGCTGCTCGGCTCGGAAGGCAACTTCGAGATCATCGTGTTCGGCGTGCTGATGGTGCTGCTGCTGCAGTACGCGCGCCAGGGCGTGTGGCCGTTCGTCGCGAGGCTGTTCCCGCGTGGGCCGCGTGCGCATGTGCCCGAGCACGCCGAACCGTTGCCGCAGCGCGCGAAGCCCGCGGCCGGCGAGCCGCTGCTCGTCGTCGACAACGCACGCAAGCAGTTCGGCGGGCTCGTGGCCGTCAACGACGTCAGCTTCGACGTGAAAGCAGGGCAGATCATCGGGTTGATCGGCCCGAACGGCGCCGGCAAGTCGACCACGTTCAACCTCGTGACGGGCGTGCTGAAACCGACAGGCGGCGCGATCACGTTCCGCGGCGAACGCATCGACGGGCTCACGTCGCGCCAGATCGTCCGGCGCGGCATCGGTCGCACGTTCCAGCACGTGAGGCTGCTGCCGGCGATGACGGTGCTCGAGAACGTCGCGATCGGCGCGCATCTGCGCGGCCATACCGGTGTCTGGCGCAGCATCGCGCGGCTCAATGCACACGAAGAAGCGCAGTTGCTGGCCGAAGCGGCACGCCAGATTCGTCGCGTCGGGCTCGAAAAGCACATGTACGACGAAGCGGGCAGCCTTGCGCTCGGTCAGCAGCGGATTCTCGAAATCGCGCGTGCGCTGTGCTGCGACCCGACGCTGCTGCTGCTCGACGAGCCGGCCGCCGGGCTGCGCTACCAGGAGAAGCAGCAACTCGCCGACCTGCTGCGACGGTTGAAGGCGGAAGGCATGAGCGTGTTGCTCGTGGAGCATGACATGGACTTCGTGATGAACCTCACCGACCGGCTGGTGGTGATGGAGTTCGGCACGCGGATCGCGGAAGGTCTGCCGCAGGACGTGCAGCAGGACCCGGCGGTGCTCGAAGCGTATCTGGGCGGGGTGGAGTGA
- a CDS encoding ABC transporter ATP-binding protein, whose translation MKHSEREERELSGVESGTPALEITGLEAWYGESHILHGVDLTVHRGEVVTLLGRNGAGRTTTLRAIMGLTGRRSGSIKVAGNETIGLATHRIAHFGIGYCPEERGIFSSLSCEENLMLPPPIGSREHAMSLDEIYAMFPNLASRRQSQGTRLSGGEQQMLAVARILRTGANLLLLDEISEGLAPVIVQALARMIVALKARGYTIVMVEQNFRFAAPLADRFYVMEHGRIVEHFLAAELESKMPTLHDLLGV comes from the coding sequence ATGAAGCACAGCGAACGGGAGGAACGCGAATTGAGCGGCGTCGAGAGCGGTACGCCCGCGCTGGAGATCACGGGCCTGGAGGCCTGGTACGGGGAATCCCACATATTGCACGGTGTCGACCTGACGGTGCATCGCGGCGAGGTCGTCACGCTGCTCGGCCGCAACGGCGCGGGCCGCACGACGACGCTGCGCGCGATCATGGGCCTCACGGGGCGCCGCAGCGGGTCGATCAAGGTCGCGGGCAACGAGACGATCGGCCTCGCGACGCACCGCATCGCGCATTTCGGCATCGGCTACTGCCCGGAGGAGCGCGGAATCTTCTCGAGCCTTTCATGCGAGGAGAACCTGATGCTGCCGCCGCCGATCGGGTCGCGCGAGCATGCGATGTCGCTCGACGAGATCTACGCGATGTTCCCGAACCTCGCGTCGCGCCGGCAGAGCCAGGGCACGCGGCTGTCCGGCGGCGAGCAGCAGATGCTCGCGGTCGCGCGGATCCTGCGCACCGGCGCGAACCTGCTGCTGCTCGACGAGATTTCCGAAGGCCTTGCACCGGTGATCGTGCAGGCGCTCGCGCGGATGATCGTCGCGTTGAAGGCGCGCGGCTACACGATCGTGATGGTCGAACAGAATTTCCGCTTCGCCGCGCCGCTTGCCGACCGCTTCTACGTGATGGAGCACGGCCGCATCGTCGAGCATTTCCTCGCGGCCGAACTGGAAAGCAAGATGCCGACGCTGCACGACCTGCTCGGGGTGTGA